One window from the genome of Hippoglossus hippoglossus isolate fHipHip1 chromosome 6, fHipHip1.pri, whole genome shotgun sequence encodes:
- the myo5c gene encoding unconventional myosin-Vc, whose amino-acid sequence MALLELYTEFNRVWIPDLEHVWKSAEIVRDFHSGDKVLELLLEDGTKHHHPLDPSTPSLPPLRNPDILVGENDLTALSYLHEPAVLHNLRVRFVESRIIYTYCGIILVAVNPYKQLPIYGDAIIHAYSGQNMGDMDPHIFAVAEEAYKQMARNHKNQSIIVSGESGAGKTVSARYAMRYFAIVSKSGSNTRVEDKVLASNPVTEAIGNAKTTRNDNSSRFGKYTEISFDRRYRIIGANMRTYLLEKSRVVFQADNERNYHIFYQMCSCAQLPEFKSLRLMSADNFRYTSIGGDITIEGVDDKKDMEETRRTFSLLGLKEDFQSDVFKVLAAILHLGNVEIKDSGKDKSSVSLSDPHLAVCCELLAVSVEGLVRWLCHRRIVLVAETVVKPVTKERAGNARDALAKHIYALLFDCIINKINTALRVPGKQHAFIGVLDIYGFETFDINSFEQFCINYANEKLQQQFNLHVFKLEQEEYMKEDIPWTLIDFYDNQPVIDLIEAKMGILDLLDEECLFPQGTDQTWLMKLYNYMDTNPLFEKPRLSNEAFVIQHFADKVEYQCRGFLEKNRDTLYEELVDIMRASKLPFLALFFHEEEQSTANSKVKVRPARPGVKPANKQLRASVGDKFSSSLSLLMETLNATTPHYVRCIKPNDEKLPFEYDSRRVVQQLRACGVLETIRVSAQSYPSRWTYIEFYSRYSILMSHQEAGLSDKKQTCKDVLQRLIQDPNQYKFGRTKIFFRAGQVAYLEKLRLDRLRGASVTIQKHVRGWSQRRKFLRMREAAIILQQYIRGKRTIRKMVSAETLKRGWASMVIQRHWRGYRTRQIYQLVRLASVTIQAFTRGWMARKRYKKMIEENKALVIQKYARAWLARRRFQTMRRLVLNVQLSFRVQKLRKKIEEQNKEGRGLMERLTSLASTHSQTVDRLQRVEAQLEKSTSQKASVEAREKKGKEDATQTIAQLRQEINVLTLEKKKLDKKFEASTKEAKENFDVIKRSLLDEKETEARLRKIAENSNEIQRQDHEKEVEDLKEEIKRLKEERVTLHRKLEEEGQVNSDLQEQVLQLTKHVKAIPELRRDLNNMQNQRNNMDRRMKQHSEEARAKMNEITRQLLGGVVEEEVLLGLTPNDSEKIYEVEDLLAAFEGLQKATRILETHQREQKEGYETQLEGLQLKADHLQNENSKLQNLFQEKSNVHENIRQEVSRLSSENSVLPELKRQVSELQRQKQELELHAKELNRELAEKTEEITNTLQTKIKEESSQRRHFEEKAEALEEVKRQLQGRVEDLEEANDHLRRQQLMESEAKSKLSEETSRLTAENMDFEEQLDQRGRLIKKLQNQINSFESSQKVKQTSAPAMPKDYLGMLEYKREDEPRLIQNIILDLKPKGVVVNMIPGLPAYIVFMCVRFADYLNDEAKLKSLMHATICAVKKVIMDYPKDFELVSFWLSNTYQLLNCLKQYSGEEEFMKQNTAHQKKNCLQNFDLSEHRQILSDLAIHIYHQFITVMEKSITPEIVPGMLEHESLQGISSMKPTGFRKRSNSIYEESETYSISSIIQQLSVFHSTMNQHGMEQGLIKQAIKQLFYLVGATTLNNIMLRKDMCSCRKGMQIRCNISYLEEWLKEKGLQSSNAIDTLRPLSQAAWLLQVNKSTDDDAKEITEKCTELNPVQIVKILNSYTPIDDFEKRVPSSFVRKVQALVHDRDGSTQMMLDTDYRFQVTFPFCPSQQALELLQVPNSLHLGFLTRI is encoded by the exons ATGGCTTTGCTGGAGCTGTACACCGAG TTCAACAGAGTGTGGATTCCAGATTTAGAACATGTGTGGAAATCAGCAGAGATAGTGAGAGATTTTCATTCTGGAGATAAAGTTCTTGAGTTGCTCCTTGAAGATGGAACA AAGCACCACCACCCTCTGGACCCGTCCACTCCAAGCCTCCCTCCTCTCAGGAACCCAGACATCTTGGTGGGGGAGAATGACCTCACCGCTCTCAGTTACCTCCACGAACCGGCCGTTCTGCACAACCTCAGAGTGCGGTTTGTGGAGTCCAGAATCATCTACACCTACTGCG GTATTATACTGGTGGCCGTAAATCCCTACAAACAGCTCCCTATCTACGGAGACGCAATCATTCATGCCTACTCAGGCCAGAACATGGGAGACATGGACCCTCATATATTTGCTGTGGCAGAGGAGGCCTACAAACAGATGGCCAG AAACCACAAGAACCAGTCTATTATCGTCAGCGGTGAGTCCGGAGCTGGTAAAACTGTGTCTGCTCGTTACGCTATGAGATATTTTGCCATTGTCAGCAAATCTGGCAGCAACACTCGAGTTGAAGACAAAGTCCTGGCGTCTAATCCAGTAACAGAG GCAATAGGAAATGCAAAAACCACCAGGAATGACAACAGCAGCCGATTTGGGAAATACACCGAGATCAGCTTTGACAGGAGGTACCGCATCATTGGAGCTAACATGAGGACCTACCTCCTGGAGAAATCCAGAGTGGTTTTTCAG gcCGACAACGAGCGGAACTATCACATATTTTACCAGATGTGCTCCTGTGCTCAGCTGCCAGAGTTCAAGAGCCTGAGACTGA TGAGTGCAGATAACTTCCGGTACACGTCCATTGGCGGTGACATCACTATTGAAGGTGTAGATGACAAgaaagacatggaggagactcGACGGACCTTCTCCCTGCTGG GTTTGAaggaagactttcagtcagacGTGTTCAAAGTGTTGGCAGCCATTCTGCATTTGGGGAACGTGGAGATCAAGGACTCGGGAAAGGACAAATCGTCAGTTAGC CTCAGTGACCCACACCTGGCAGTCTGCTGTGAGTTACTGGCTGTGAGTGTGGAGGGGTTGGTGCGCTGGCTGTGCCATCGGAGGATCGTTCTGGTGGCGGAGACGGTGGTGAAGCCGGTGACCAAGGAGCGGGCGGGGAATGCCAGAGACGCCCTCGCCAAGCACATCTACGCACTCCTTTTTGACTGtataattaacaaaataaatacagcactGCGGGTCCCTGGAAAACAACACGCTTTCATAGGTGTTCTGGACATTTATGG CTTTGAAACCTTTGACATCAACAGCTTCGAACAGTTTTGCATCAACTATGCGAACGAAAAGCTTCAGCAGCAGTTTAACTTG CACGTGTTcaagctggagcaggaggagtacATGAAAGAGGACATCCCATGGACGCTGATTGACTTCTATGACAACCAGCCCGTCATTGACCTGATCGAAGCAAAGATGGGGATCCTTGACTTGCTTGATGAAGAATGCTTG TTTCCTCAGGGCACTGACCAAACCTGGCTGATGAAGTTGTACAACTACATGGACACCAATCCCCTGTTTGAGAAGCCCAGGTTATCCAACGAGGCTTTTGTGATACAGCACTTTGCAGACAAG GTGGAGTATCAGTGCAGAGGTTTTCTTGAAAAGAACAGAGACACTCTCTATGAAGAACTGGTGGATATAATGAGAGCCAGTAAG TTGCCTTTTCTGGCCCTTTTTTTCCACGAGGAGGAGCAAAGCACTGCGAACAGTAAAGTCAAAGTCAGGCCCGCCAGGCCCGGCGTGAAACCAGCCAATAAACAGCTGAGAGCCTCTGTGGGAGATAAG TTTTCCAGCTCCCTGTCCTTACTGATGGAGACACTGAACGCTACCACCCCACACTACGTGCGCTGCATCAAGCCAAACGATGAAAAACTCCCATTTGA aTACGACTCCAGGAGGGTCGTGCAGCAGCTGCGAGCCTGTGGCGTCCTTGAAACTATCCGCGTCAGTGCACAGAGCTATCCGTCCAG GTGGACATACATTGAGTTTTACAGCCGATACAGTATCCTAATGTCACACCAGGAGGCGGGCCTCAGTGACAAGAAACAGACCTGCAAAGATGTGCTGCAGAGGTTGATTCAG GACCCCAACCAGTACAAGTTCGGTCGCACAAAGATCTTCTTCCGAGCCGGTCAGGTGGCTTATCTGGAGAAGCTGCGTCTGGACCGACTTCGAGGAGCCAGCGTTACCATCCAGAAACACGTCCGCGggtggagccagaggaggaagtTCCTGCGTATGAGAGAGGCGGCCATCATCCTCCAACAGTACATCCGCGGAAAGAGGACGATCCG TAAAATGGTGAGTGCTGAAACTCTGAAGCGGGGATGGGCGTCAATGGTGATCCAGAGACACTGGAGAGGATACCGCACGCGACAGATCTACCAGTTAGTCCGTCTGGCCTCTGTCACCATCCAGGCCTTCACACGAGGCTGGATGGCCCGGAAACGGTACAAGAAG ATGATAGAAGAGAACAAAGCCCTGGTTATCCAGAAGTACGCCAGAGCATGGCTGGCTCGACGGCGATTCCAAACCATGCGCAGGCTGGTGCTGAATGTTCAGCTTTCATTCAGAGTGCAGAAGCTCAGAAAGAAGATTGAAGAGCAG AATAAAGAGGGCCGTGGGTTGATGGAGAGACTGACCAGCTTGGCCAGTACTCACTCTCAGACTGTGGACAGACTTCAGCGTGTGGAGGCGCAGCTGGAAAAATCCACCAGCCAGAAGGCGTCTGTGGAGgcaagagagaagaaagggaaagaagaTGCTACTCAG ACAATTGCACAGCTTCGACAGGAGATAAATGTTCTAACccttgaaaaaaagaaattggacAAAAAGTTTGAAGCTTCCACCAAAGAGGCCAAAG AgaactttgatgtgataaagagaAGTCTTCTTGACGAGAAAGAAACTGAAGCAAGGCTCAGAAA GATTGCAGAGAACAGCAACGAGATCCAGAGACAGGACCAtgagaaggaggtggaagatCTGAAAGAGGAGATCAAGAGACTGAAGGAGGAGAGAGTCACTCTGCACAGAAAGTTGGAGGAGGAAGGCCAGGTGAACTCCGACCTGCAGGAACAGGTCCTCCAGCTCACCAAGCACGTCAAGGCCATTCCTGAGCTGCGCAGAGATCTGAACAACATGCAGAACCAGAGAAATAACATGGACCGGAGGATGAAGCAGCACTCGGAAGAAGCAAGAG CCAAAATGAACGAGATCACAAGACAACTTCTTGGCGGCGTTGTTGAAGAGGAGGTTCTTTTGGG gCTGACTCCAAATGACTCGGAGAAGATTTATGAGGTTGAAGATTTGCTGGCAGCTTTTGAAGGACTGCAGAAAGCTACCAG AATACTGGAAACCCACCAGAGAGAGCAGAAGGAGGGCTATGAGACCCAGCTTGAGGGCCTGCAGTTGAAAGCGGACCACCTTCAAAATGAGAACAGCAAGCTGCAAAACCTGTTCCAGGAGAAAAGTAACGTCCATGAGAACATTCGCCAAGAAGTGTCCAGACTCAGCAGCGAGAACTCG GTTCTACCAGAGCTGAAACGGCAggtgtcagagctgcagagacaaaaacaggaaCTGGAGCTCCATGCAAAGGAGCTGAACAGAGAGCTGGCAG aaaaaactgagGAGATCACCAACACTCTTCAAACAAAAATTAAAGAAGAGAGCTCACAACGCAG ACACTTTGAGGAGAAAGCTGAGGcgctggaggaggtgaagaggcaGCTTCAAGGCCGAGTGGAGGATCTGGAAGAGGCGAACGATCACTTGAGGagacagcagctgatggagagTGAGGCCAAGAGTAAACTGAGCGAGGAGACTTCACGGTTAACTGCTGAGAACATG GACTTTGAGGAGCAGCTCGACCAGAGAGGCCGATTAATAAAGAAACTCCAGAATCAAATCAACAGCTTTGAGTCATCACAGAAAG TCAAGCAAACTTCTGCGCCGGCAATGCCTAAAGATTACCTCGGCATGTTGGAGTACAAGAGGGAGGACGAACCCAGGCTCATCCAGAACATCATCCTGG ACCTGAAGCCCAAGGGTGTGGTGGTCAACATGATCCCGGGTCTGCCAGCGTACATCGTCTTCATGTGCGTCCGCTTCGCTGACTACCTGAACGACGAAGCCAAACTCAAGTCTCTTATGCATGCAACTATCTGTGCTGTCAAAAAGGTCATCATG GATTACCCTAAAGACTTTGAGTTGGTCTCCTTCTGGCTCTCTAACACGTATCAGCTGCTCAACTGTCTGAAGCAGTACAGCGGGGAGGAG GAATTCATGAAACAAAATACCGCCCACCAGAAGAAGAACTGTTTGCAGAATTTTGATTTGTCAGAGCACAGACAGATTCTCAGCGACCTGGCCATCCACATCTACCATCAGTTTATCACGGTCATGGAAAAGAGCATCACTCCTGAGATTG TGCCTGGTATGTTGGAGCACGAGAGTTTACAGGGGATTTCTAGCATGAAGCCGACGGGCTTCAGAAAACGTTCCAACAGCATCTACGAGGAGTCAGAGACCTACAGCATCTCCTCCATCATTCAGCAGCTCAGCGTCTTCCACTCCACCATGAACCAGCATGGCATGGAGCAGGGCCTCATCAAACAGGCCATCAAACAACTCTTCTACCTTGTGGGGGCCACCACACTCAACAACATCATGCTCCGCAAAGACATGTGCTCCTGCAGGAAGGGAATGCAAATCAG gTGTAACATCAGTTACCTGGAGGAGTGGCTGAAGGAGAAGGGACTTCAGAGCTCTAATGCTATAGACACTCTGAGGCCGTTGTCTCAGGCCGCCTGGCTGCTGCAAGTCAACAAGTCCACGGATGATGACGCCAAGGAGATCACTGAAAAATGCACTGAACTCAACCCTGTTCAG ATTGTCAAGATTTTGAATTCATACACACCTATAGATGATTTTGAGAAAAGAGTGCCGTCATCATTTGTCCGCAAGGTTCAG gcATTGGTGCATGATCGTGACGGCTCCACACAGATGATGCTGGACACGGATTATCGTTTCCAGGTCACGTTTCCTTTCTGCCCGTCTCAGCAGGCTCTGGAGCTCCTGCAGGTCCCCAACAGTCTCCATCTGGGCTTTCTGACCCGGATCTGA